ccacctgcaccaccaccaccaccacctgcaccaccaccaccacctgcaccaccaccaccaccaccacctgcaccaccaccaccacctgcaccaccaccaccacctgcaccaccacctgcaccaccaccaccacctgcaccaccaccaccaccatcaccaccaccaccacctgcaccaccaccaccaccatcaccaccaccaccacctgcaccaccaccaccacctgcaccaccaccaccaccaccacctgcaccaccacctgcaccaccaccaccaccaccaccaccacctgcaccacctgcaccacctgcaccaccaccaccacctgcaccaccacctgcaccaccaccaccaccaccaccaccacctgcaccacctgcaccacctgcaccaccaccaccacctgcaccaccaccaccacctgcaccaccaccaccacctgcaccaccaccaccacctgcaccaccaccacctgcaccaccaccaccaccaccaccacctgcagcagcccCGCGAAAATGCGGCTGGTGCACCGCGTTGCAAATATTGATCTGCATGACTTGTTGGGGACCCCAGCCTGCACCCCTTGCCCCAGCCTGCACCCCTTGCCCCAGCCTGCACCCGTTGCCCCAGCCTGCACCCCTTGCCCCAGCCTGCACCCCCTTGCCCCCCAGCCTGCACCCCCTTGCCCCAGCCTGTACCCCTTGCCCCAGCCTGCACCCCCTTGCCCCCCAGCCTGCACCCCCTTGCCCCCCATCCTGTACCCCCTTGCCCCAGCTTGTACCCCCTTGCCCCCTAGCCTGTACCCCTTGCCCCCCAGCCTGCACCCCTTGCCCCCCAGCCTGCACCCCTTGCCCCCCAGCCTGCACCCCTTGCCCCCCCAGCCTGCACCCCTTGCCCCCCCAGCCTGCACCCCTTGCCCCCCAGCCTGCACCCCCTTGCCCCCCAGCCTGCACCCCCTTGCCCCCCAGCCTGCACCCCCTTGCCCCCCAGCCTGCACCCCTTACCCCCCAGCCTGCACCCCTTGCCCCCCAGCCTGCACCCCCTTGCCCCCAGCCTGCACCCCCTTgcccccagcctcccagcctgcaCCCCTTGCCCCCCAGCCTGCACCCCCTTGCCCCCCAGCCTGCACCCCCTTGCCCCCCAGCCTGCACCCCCTTGCCCCCCAGCCTGCACCCTTTGCCCCCCAGCCTGCACCCCCTTGCCCCCCAGCCTGCACCCCCTTGCCCCCCAGCCTGCACCCTTTGCCCCCCCAGCCTACACCCCCTTGCCTCCCAGCCTGCACCCCTTGCCCCCCAGCCTGCACCCCCTTGCCCCCCAGCCTGCACCCCTTGCCCCAGCCTGCACCCCTTGCCCCCAGCCTGCACCCCTTGCCCCCCAGCCTGTACCCCTTGCCCCCCAGCCTGTACCCCTTGCACCCCAGCCTGCACCCCTTGCCCCCCAGCCTGCACCCCTTGCCCCCCAGCCTGCACCCCTTGCCCCAGCCTGCACCCCTTGCCCCCAGCCTGCACCCCTTGCCCCCCAGCCTGCACCCCTTGCCCCCCAGCCTGTACCCCTTGCCCCCCAGCCTGTACCCCTTGCCCCCCAGCCTGCACCCCCTTGCCCCCCAGCCTGCACCCCTTGCCCCCCAGCCTGCACCCCCTTGCCCCCCAGCCTGCACCCCCTTGCCCCCCAGCCTGCACCCCCTTGTCCCCCCAGCCTGCACCCCCTTGCCCCCCAGCCTGCACCACTAACCCTTATACCACAATGAGAGGACCCTGGATTATATTGGTATGTGGTGTACAGAGATGGTGaatagggggagggggtgtagggggcagggtgggaggggagggggtgtagggggcagggtggggggtgtagggggcagggtggggggaggggggacgccAGAGCCCCACATGTTGGCTGTCAATCATCGTGATGTGTAGTGACCGTCTGAACATGTCTCCTCAATCTCTTACTCCTGCTAATGTGTGCCTCTGCTGTCACATGTGGCCATATGTACTCTCAGTCCATCATACATTAGCATTCTCTctcctcagagagagagagagagagagggagagggagagagggagagaggggaagggagtcGCATGATTTGTATATTCAGATTCGATTTGATTTTAACTGTGAAATCCTTGACATGGATGATAACAGCGCCACTCTCGCATTCCCCCCTCACAGTGACCCTCTGTTTTCTCTCTGAGAGGTACTCCCTTACCAAGCAAAGCACTTTTCTAGTTACACCAACTTTgttctcaggtgtgtgtgtggcgcaggACAAGTGCTTCCTTGCCCTCAAAACACACTTGAGAGGCAAGCAACTCTCATGTCGTGTTTTATCATGGCATAAATGTGATAGATTTGTTAGATATGGTCTCCTCACTGAACCCgtcttggtggcccaagatgaatttctggggccagattcacgaagcagttacgcaagcacttacgaacctgtacatcttttctcaatctttagcggctatgtttacaattattaaacagttaatgagctccgaagcaccaggaggctgtttataacaataacaacagttgattggtaagttttcatgcttgtaaactgtttaataaatgtaaacaaagccgtcagagattgaggaaagatgtacacattcgtaagtacttgcgtaactgcttcgtgaatctggcccctggggactagggctcccaccaccaccacccacactcaagGGGTGAGTGCTTCGGGAACCCCCtagagtgtttcaagcgtaggttagacggaTATATAAATAAAAGAGTTTCCATGAGTTGATATAAATAACTGCTAGGAAGGGTCCAGGACTTGTGTATGTCAGAAAGGtaccgtgtatatatatatatatatatatatatatatatatatatatatatatatatatatatatatatatatatatatatatgtcgtacctagtagccagaacgcacttctcagcctactatgcaaggccaaatttgcctaataagccaagttttcatgaattaattgtttttcgactacctaacctacctaacctaacctaacctaactttttcagctacctaacctaacctaacctataaagataggttaggttaggttaggtagggttggttaggttcggtcatatatctacgttaattttaactccaataaaaataaattgacctcatacataatgaaatggttagatttatcatttcataagaaaaaaatttgagaaaatatattaattcaggaaaacttggcttattaggcaaatcgggccttgcatagtaggctgaaaagtgcgttctggctactaggtacgacatatatatatatatatatatatatatatatatatatatatatatgaatatatatatatatatatatatatatatatatatatatatatatatatatatatatatatatatatatatatataatatacacacaaacatacacgcacgcacgcacgcacacacgcgcgtgcgCAGTACCTGCCTCTTCGTGGCAGGTTTCAGAACTGTTTAAATAATAAACTGAGTTAAACGCTTCTCAAACACACGTAAACACAGCTGCTCCATAAGTGTCAACATCGTGGGCCAAAGCCAGCAGTCGTCaagcatttacgaaacctgtacatctttcctcaaccataTTGGCCTTGTTTatctttattaaatagtttatgagTCCGGAGGACTAAAAGGTTATCTATAATCTTTGGTTGTGAAGCTCCTTAACTATATTAGTCAGTGTAAACACAGTCGAAATGattaagatgtacaggtttcgcatgtGGATGCGTAAATGCTGATGGATGTTGGTCCAGGATGCCACAAGGGtaagttatcttggttatcttttaTCGAACCATGATCAAATAACCATGAAGTTATTCATGGCTATCGAACCCGGAAGTTattccgagttcgattcccggtggaggcggaaacaaatttgcagagtttctttcaccctgatgcctagttcacctagcagtaaataggtacctgggagttagacagctgctacatacgggctgcttcctggggatgtgtaacaaaaatgaggcgtggtcgaggaccgagtcgcggggactctaagcctcgaaattatctcaagataagaaggtaagtccactacgggctcaccatagcccgtgctacttggaactttttgttccaagtagctgaatctaaaaacacaGAACTTGTATGCCCAGTATCCCCTGTCAGTTCAGCATAGTGTACCCCTTAAGATGTCACACTGCTAACATATTTGCTTAGAATGGGGAAAAAATGCTGCTGTGTTcagtgactatatatatatatatatatatatatatatatatatatatatatatatatatatatatatatatatatctgtcgtacctagtagccagaacgcacttctcagcctactatgcaaggcccgatttgcctaataagccaagttttaatgaattaattgtttttcgactacctaacctacctaacctaacctaacctaactttttcggctacctaaccaaacctaacctataaagataggttaggttaggttaggtagggttggttaggttcggtcatatatctacgttaatttgaactccaataaaaaaaaattgacctcatacataatgaaatggttagatttatcatttcataagaaaaaaattagagaaaatatattaattcaggaaaacttggcttattgggcaaatcgggctttgaatagtaggctgagaagtgagttctggctactaggtacgacatatatatatatatatatatatatatatatatatatatatatatatatatatatatatatatatataatatgacaatGTTAGTTTACATGGTGAGTGGGTGTGCGCGCGCAGCAGTTGAGTGTTTGTGGGTCGTGGAGTCCGGCTGAAGGGATTTCGTCGCCTGGGTGTGACTGATGGGACTCCCGGCTgtctacccctccctccctctctctctcaccctccttccctccctccctttagttctccctccctctctccctccctaagaTATGGAATAATAAACGAAGATGGAATGAGAGGGAGGTTAAGAGAAAACGGAAGGTGGGAGATAGAATAATTAAGGGAGAAGTAGTGTCCTTGGAGCCATCGTATCCTGGTCCAAGCCTCGTCAAGCAGTTATGCAGGTACGTGCGAACCTGTATATATCCTTGGCGGCTTTGTTGACACATATTAAACAGTTTGGGTGCTCCgaggcaccaggaagctgtttataactgaCATTTGACCGGGAAGTTTTGGTGATCGTCGACTGTTTAATAAATTCGGTGATCGTCAGCTGTTTGGGTGATCGTcagttgtttaataaatgtaaacacagcCGTCAAAGATGGTAAAAGATGTGTGGGTTTGTGGGTACTTTTGTTATTGTTTGGTGAACCCTGGCTCGTGACGACCCCTGGTGTGGGCTGGACACCTCCCCGAgccaccacccctggtgtggGCTGGACACCTTCCCGAgccaccacccctggtgtggGCTGGACACCTCCCCGAgccaccacccctggtgtggGCTGGACACCTCCCCGAgccaccacccctggtgtggGCTGGACACCTCCCCGAgccaccacccctggtgtggGCTGGACACCTCCCCGAgccaccacccctggtgtggGCTGGACACCTCCCCGAgccaccacccctggtgtggGCTGGACACCTCCCCGAgccaccacccctggtgtggGCTGGACACCTCCCCGAgccaccacccctggtgtggGCTGGACACCTCCCTGTGCCCCACCCCTGGTGTGGGCTGGACACCTCCCTGAGTCCCACCCCTGGTGTGGGCTggacacctcccccaacaccactTCCTCTCTCCTTTGCGAAATTGTTTCTTATATGTTATTAAGGAAAGGAAAACTTGGATAATGTTCTCACTCCAATAATTATAGAACAGAGAACACTGTGAACACCACGCCTCCACCACCTGCCAGAAACCTAAGAAATGGTGCTTAAAACCCAAGCCGTCCACACATGGTttgaaagtgacgacgtttctgtccgtcctggaccgttatcacttcgtttcggtccatcctggactctTAACAAGTATCTACAAGGGGTCCAGGCCGGACCGAAACCATCTCACTTTCGACCTATGTTGAGTTTCTTCAGTTATGTTAATGTGACGTTTTTCTGGAAGCCTTCCTGGGCCTCCAGACTTTCCAGGAAGCCTTCCTGGGCCTCCAGACTTTCCAGGAAGCCTTCCTGGACCTCCAGACTTTCCAGGAAGCCCTCCTAGACCTCCAGACTTTCCAGGAAGCCTTCCTGGGCCTCCAGACTCTCCAGGAAGCCCTCCTGGACCTCCAGACTTTCCAGGAAGCCCTCCTAAACCTCCAGACTTTCCAGGAAGCCCTCCTGGGCCTCCAGACTTTCCAGGAAGCCCTCCTGGACCTCCAGACTCTCCAGGAAGCCCTCATGGGCCTCCTGACTCTCCAGGAAGCCCTCATGGGCCTCCAGACTCTCCAGGAAGCCTTCCTGGGCCTCCAGACTCTCCAGGAAGCCCTCCTGGACCTCCAGGAAGCCCTCCTGGACCTCCAGACTCTCCAGGAAGCCCTCTTGGACCTCCAGACTCTCCAGGAAGCCCTCTTGGACCTCCAGACCCTCCAGGAAGCCCTCCTGGACCTCCAGACTCTCCAGGAATCCTTCCTGGGCCTCCAGACTTTCCAGGAAGCCCTCCTGGACCTCCAGACTCTCCAGGAAGCCCTCCTGGGCCTCCAGACACTCTAGGAAGCCCTCCTGGACCTCCAGACCCTCCAGGAAGCCCTCCTGGGCCTTTAGACACTCCAGGAAGCCCTCCTGGGCCTCCAGACCCTCCTGGAAGCCCTCCTGGACCTCCAGACACTCCAGGAAGCCCTCCTGGGCCTCCAGACCCTCCAGGAAGCCCTTCTGGACCTCCAGACTCTCCAGGAAGCCCTCCTGGGCCTCCAGACCCTCCAGGAAGCCCTCCTGGGCCTCCAGACACTCCAAGAAGCCCTCCTGGGCCTCCAGACACTCCAGGAAGCCCTCCTGGGCCTCCAGACACTCCAGGAAGCCCTCCTGGGCCTCCAGACACTCCAGGAAGCCCTCCTGGGCCTCCAGACACTCCAGGAAGCCCTCCTGGGCCTCCAGGAAGCCCTCCTGGGCCTCCAGGAAGCTCTCCGTCTTCATAGTGGAGGGGCTCGTAGGCTCAGGAGTCCACAGTATACAGGTTTCAATCTTGTGTGACACTTCTTTTCACACTGAATTTTCAGAATTGGCTTTGTGGGTCAGTTTTTGCTCACGGCAGGTACAGGATTGGGGCTTTGTGTTGTGTACGggtgtaatacacacacacacacacacacacacacacacacgcacgcacgcacacacacacacacacacacacacacacacacacacacacacacacacgaggcaggAGTGTTACAAAGTTACTAAGGCCCATGTTTGAACAGTTCTCATCTCTTGAGAAATCTAATTCTTCTAGCCCGGAGCGATATCAGCTCTTACATCTTCACTCgttcttgggttggacggtagagtgacggtctcgcttcatataggtcggcgttcaatccccgaccgtccacaggtgattgggggcaccattcctttccccccgtcccatcccaaatccttatcctgaccccttccaagtgctatatagtcgtaatagcttggcgctttcccccgtgATAGTTTCCTTCAAGAGTAGAGTTCAGATTAGCCTCAGGCAATCTAAGGTATATCATGGTCTAGTGGGTAATACGCGGTGACCCGAAACGCAAGTTCGAGTCCATTGCACTGCAATTTCTCGTACATGCTTGTGAGCCAAGACTCCCTTTGTAAAATGTAGTTTGGTGAAGAGTATTATTGCATAGGTTCTTTGTGGTGCTAAAGGTGGCCTGTAAGGGGAGGAATTTGGTCTATAAACCACTGTGTAAATCAGTGGTTTACACAGTGGATAAATTACCAATGTGTAAACCACAGTGGTTTACACATCACAGTTAACCCATGTTAGTGTTCTGGTGTCTGGTCTGCCCCGgacgttgatacctggttgatacctggttgatggggttctgggagttcttctactccccaagcccggcccgaggccaggctcgaccctGTGAAGGAGGAACGATCCTcacactgattgatgaagattaagccaccgaagaggtggcatgggcatgaataacccgttaaACGATTCTTGTGATTGggtaacatctctctctctctctctctctctctctctctctctctctctctctctctctctctctctccctctctctctctctctctctctctccctctttctctctctctttcgagaGGGATAACTTATAAAataagtagactaacagatgttgtcacagctcgtataagacttggctacaagtatctctggcagttgggcttgtatagggaactagatgaagtaaagtgtaaag
This sequence is a window from Procambarus clarkii isolate CNS0578487 chromosome 80, FALCON_Pclarkii_2.0, whole genome shotgun sequence. Protein-coding genes within it:
- the LOC123746231 gene encoding involucrin-like is translated as MKTESFLEAQEGFLEAQEGFLECLEAQEGFLECLEAQEGFLECLEAQEGFLECLEAQEGFLECLEAQEGFLEGLEAQEGFLESLEVQKGFLEGLEAQEGFLECLEVQEGFQEGLEAQEGFLECLKAQEGFLEGLEVQEGFLECLEAQEGFLESLEVQEGFLESLEAQEGFLESLEVQEGFLEGLEVQEGFLESLEVQEGFLESLEVQEGFLEVQEGFLESLEAQEGFLESLEAHEGFLESQEAHEGFLESLEVQEGFLESLEAQEGFLESLEV